Proteins from a genomic interval of Papaver somniferum cultivar HN1 chromosome 4, ASM357369v1, whole genome shotgun sequence:
- the LOC113274553 gene encoding UV-B-induced protein At3g17800, chloroplastic-like, whose amino-acid sequence MESIVSSSSSSVFSTNFPSKSSSSTQRRPGFISVSTNFRSPNGLIKHRPLISVPKQSQRSSRRRYSVVVRASSGSGSSSSPLGPLELESPVGKFLSEILISHPHLLPAAVDKQLEQLQTDRDAQKQIADPSAASATDLVLYKRIAEVKADDRRKALEEILYALVVQKFMDANVSLIPNVAPSTTDPSGRVDNWPVQEERHQQLHSSEAFEMIENHLALILGNRLGESNSVAQISKVRVGQVYAASVMYGYFLKRVDQRFQLEKNMKLLPPGLDRDDSVIGKAVADDFKQSIGSDEEPKTHPEAPSWSGNPGGGFGHGMKASRLRNYVMSFDPESLQKYATIRSKEAVSIIEKHTEALFGRPDIVITPQGTIDSSKDELITISFGGLKRLVLEAVTFGSFLWDVESYVDSRYHFVMN is encoded by the exons ATGGAATCAATCGTATCCTCTTCATCTTCCTCCGTCTTTTCTACAAATTTCCCTtccaaatcatcatcatcaacacaaAGACGGCCGGGATTCATCTCTGTATCTACTAATTTCCGGTCACCAAATGGATTAATCAAG CATCGCCCTTTGATTTCTGTACCAAAACAATCTCAGAGGAGCAGCAGAAGGAGGTATTCTGTTGTGGTTAGAGCATCATCTGGTTCTGGTTCTTCATCTTCACCACTTGGTCCACTTGAGTTGGAATCACCAGTTGGGAAATTCTTATCAGAGATCTTGATtagtcatcctcatcttcttcctgctgctgttgacaAACAGCTTGAACAGTTACAGACTGATCGCGATGCACAGAAACAGATTGCAGATCCTTCGGCAGCTTCTGCGACGGACCTTGTTTTGTACAA GAGAATTGCTGAGGTGAAGGCAGATGATAGACGAAAGGCGCTTGAAGAGATTTTGTATGCATTGGTTGTTCAGAAATTCATGGATGCTAATGTTTCATTGATACCTAATGTTGCACCCTCAACAACTGACCCGTCTGGTCGAGTTGATAATTGGCCTGTTCAAGAGGAGAGACACCAACAACTCCACTCCAGTGAAGCTTTTGAGATGATAGAAAACCATCTTGCTTTAATTCTGGGAAATCGATTGGGGGAATCGAATTCAGTTGCGCAGATTAGTAAAGTTAGAGTTGGACAAGTTTATGCTGCTTCAGTTATGTATGGGTATTTTTTGAAAAGGGTTGATCAGCGATTTCAGCTCGAGAAGAATATGAAATTACTTCCACCAGGATTGGATAGAGATGATAGTGTTATTGGTAAGGCTGTGGCTGATGACTTCAAGCAATCTATTGGCAGTGATGAAGAACCCAAGACTCATCCTGAGGCTCCTTCTTGGTCTGGTAACCCAGGAGGGGGATTTGGACATGGAATGAAAGCTTCTCGTTTGAGAAACTATGTGATGTCGTTTGATCCAGAGTCACTGCAGAAATACGCAACTATTAGATCAAAAGAGGCTGTGAGCATCATTGAGAAGCACACAGAAGCATTGTTTGGGAGACCTGACATTGTCATTACTCCTCAGGGGACTATTGATTCTTCAAAAGACGAACTTATCACAATAAGCTTTGGTGGACTGAAAAGACTTGTTTTGGAAGCTGTAACATTCGGTTCTTTTCTTTGGGATGTGGAGAGCTATGTTGATTCAAGGTACCATTTTGTTATGAATTAG
- the LOC113273406 gene encoding uncharacterized protein LOC113273406 isoform X1, whose protein sequence is MEETLENPEMNASPPKPETLSNSQQQEEENTSEESKPLFDKNEIFKALEIVEKDSMAIAETYVSLFSSLRLILSEVTSSSVDHMCCFSDAAGRVQESALDAATKGNRYINSCLRLNEEMKSIDSLALQLRKILRKNVDTLDSAVTKLVRFP, encoded by the exons atggAAGAAACCCTAGAAAATCCTGAAATGAACGCATCTCCTCCTAAACCTGAAACCCTATCGAATtcccaacaacaagaagaagagaatacaAGTGAAGAATCAAAACCGCTGTttgataaaaatgaaattttcaaaGCTCTAGAAATTGTGGAGAAAGATTCAATGGCTATTGCTGAAACATATGTATCTCTTTTCTCTTCGCTTCGTTTGATTCTATCCGAG GTTACTAGCAGTTCGGTTGACCACATGTGTTGTTTTAGTGATGCTGCTGGCCGCGTACAAGAATCTG CACTTGATGCAGCAACCAAGGGAAATCGGTACATAAATTCCTGTCTCAG ATTAAACGAGGAAATGAAAAGCATTGACAGCCTTGCTCTTCAATT AAGAAAAATTCTGAGGAAGAATGTTGATACACTGGACTCAGCAGTGACCAAGCTTGTCCGATTTCCATGA
- the LOC113273406 gene encoding uncharacterized protein LOC113273406 isoform X2 encodes MEETLENPEMNASPPKPETLSNSQQQEEENTSEESKPLFDKNEIFKALEIVEKDSMAIAETYVSLFSSLRLILSEVTSSSVDHMCCFSDAAGRVQESALDAATKGNRYINSCLRLNEEMKSIDSLALQLKILRKNVDTLDSAVTKLVRFP; translated from the exons atggAAGAAACCCTAGAAAATCCTGAAATGAACGCATCTCCTCCTAAACCTGAAACCCTATCGAATtcccaacaacaagaagaagagaatacaAGTGAAGAATCAAAACCGCTGTttgataaaaatgaaattttcaaaGCTCTAGAAATTGTGGAGAAAGATTCAATGGCTATTGCTGAAACATATGTATCTCTTTTCTCTTCGCTTCGTTTGATTCTATCCGAG GTTACTAGCAGTTCGGTTGACCACATGTGTTGTTTTAGTGATGCTGCTGGCCGCGTACAAGAATCTG CACTTGATGCAGCAACCAAGGGAAATCGGTACATAAATTCCTGTCTCAG ATTAAACGAGGAAATGAAAAGCATTGACAGCCTTGCTCTTCAATT AAAAATTCTGAGGAAGAATGTTGATACACTGGACTCAGCAGTGACCAAGCTTGTCCGATTTCCATGA